A portion of the Flavobacterium limnophilum genome contains these proteins:
- a CDS encoding lysophospholipid acyltransferase family protein — protein sequence MKKILLYPITLLYYFSYLVVLCTIHVVQWVVYKIFGDKGLEICFDYIAYFTMKCTHILGTRYTFENRESIPKNVPIIFVANHQSLLDTAGIIWYLRKFHVAFVTKKELGQGIPAISYNLRQSKYVLIDRSNPKQAIPKIKSLAEHIEKEKRSAVIFPEGTRSKTGVPLEFAQSGLKILCKYAPSAHIVPITINNSWKVYQYGYFPLSFGHHIQFSVHKSFKVSDFTFDEIMEKTEKTIVQGIKI from the coding sequence ATGAAGAAAATTTTATTATACCCCATAACGCTACTCTATTATTTTTCTTATTTGGTGGTTTTGTGTACTATTCACGTCGTCCAGTGGGTAGTTTATAAAATTTTTGGAGACAAAGGACTCGAAATATGCTTTGATTACATCGCTTATTTTACAATGAAATGCACCCATATTTTGGGCACGAGATACACTTTTGAAAACCGGGAATCAATCCCCAAAAACGTCCCCATAATTTTTGTGGCCAATCATCAAAGTTTGTTGGATACGGCTGGAATTATTTGGTATTTGAGGAAGTTTCACGTGGCTTTCGTGACCAAAAAAGAATTGGGCCAAGGTATTCCGGCGATTTCCTATAATTTGCGTCAAAGCAAATACGTGCTTATTGATAGAAGCAATCCAAAACAAGCCATCCCCAAAATAAAATCCCTGGCAGAACACATCGAAAAAGAAAAACGTTCGGCGGTTATTTTCCCGGAAGGAACCCGAAGCAAAACAGGAGTGCCTTTGGAATTTGCCCAAAGTGGTCTGAAAATTTTGTGTAAATATGCACCTTCGGCCCATATTGTTCCCATAACCATCAACAATTCCTGGAAAGTGTATCAATATGGATATTTTCCTTTAAGTTTTGGACATCATATTCAGTTTTCGGTTCATAAATCATTTAAAGTCAGTGACTTTACTTTTGACGAAATAATGGAAAAGACAGAGAAAACCATTGTTCAAGGAATAAAAATCTAA
- a CDS encoding type II toxin-antitoxin system YafQ family toxin: protein MYVVKTTRQFDKEVKLCKKRGYDLSKLENVVSILEKTGTLPQKYKPHKLSGNYEDCWECHIKGDWLLVWLQNDNELTLLFINTGTHSDLF from the coding sequence ATGTACGTTGTAAAAACAACTAGACAATTTGACAAAGAAGTAAAACTTTGTAAAAAAAGAGGTTACGATCTTTCTAAACTAGAAAATGTAGTTTCTATTTTGGAAAAAACAGGAACACTACCCCAAAAATACAAACCACATAAATTATCCGGGAATTATGAGGATTGCTGGGAATGTCACATAAAAGGCGATTGGCTTTTAGTTTGGCTACAAAACGACAATGAACTTACCCTTTTATTTATCAACACGGGAACGCATAGCGACTTATTTTAG
- the rnpA gene encoding ribonuclease P protein component, whose amino-acid sequence MNFTYPKSEKLKSKITIDLLFSKGKSVSKYPLRLVFVESDYGIAEGSDQKLKMGVSVSKKYFKHAVDRNYFKRVLRETYRLNKHLLVDHLDKPYAMMFFYQTKDRLTYEEINTKTIQLFEKFVHQMKKEE is encoded by the coding sequence ATGAACTTCACTTACCCCAAATCCGAAAAGCTTAAAAGTAAAATCACGATAGATTTGCTTTTTTCCAAAGGCAAATCCGTGTCCAAATATCCTTTGAGACTGGTTTTTGTGGAAAGCGATTACGGCATTGCCGAAGGTTCAGACCAAAAGTTGAAAATGGGCGTTTCGGTTTCCAAGAAATACTTCAAACACGCCGTGGATCGCAATTATTTCAAGCGCGTGCTTCGCGAAACCTATCGATTGAACAAACATTTGCTGGTGGATCATCTGGACAAGCCTTATGCCATGATGTTTTTTTACCAAACCAAGGATCGATTGACTTACGAAGAAATCAACACCAAGACCATTCAATTGTTTGAAAAGTTTGTCCACCAGATGAAAAAAGAAGAATAA
- a CDS encoding S41 family peptidase: MTSPFKKKFILPVLASAFLFVGVSFKDDFFEIAKQVEIFTTLFKELNKNYVDETNPGDLIDKAIKGMLTSLDPYTVYFNEQDVVKFKINNTGEYTGIGAMITRKNDKLIIKEPYKNFPADKAGLKAGDEVIQIGDVLLSDFKDDASQLFRGAKNTKIDVKYIRQGKTNTTQIVLDEVEIKSVPFYGKIDEKTGYIVLARFNQKASLETKQALEQLKKEGAERIILDLRENPGGLLNEAVNICNLFVPKNEIIVTTKSKIEKHNNTYKTSKEPVDTEIPLAILVNGKSASASEIVSGALQDLDRAVVIGSRSFGKGLVQRPVDLTYGTQLKVTISRYYTPSGRCIQALNYSNKDKNGIATKTEAKNYNAFKTRKGRTVYDGGGIQPDIELEETKMSPITEALVKNDGIFNYATAYYYKNPNLGNQIPNFSDADFLDFKQFLKTQKFAFDTETELALKNTLAVAKKEKVDESISAEYQQLLAALQKSEEKLLDKNQKEIKNLITDEIIKRYQYQEGLYQYYLKNNSEIKKAVSVLNNVAEYKSILKM, encoded by the coding sequence ATGACTTCCCCTTTCAAAAAAAAATTCATTCTTCCCGTTCTAGCTTCGGCATTTTTGTTTGTAGGCGTTAGTTTCAAAGACGATTTTTTTGAAATTGCCAAGCAAGTAGAAATATTCACGACCCTTTTCAAGGAATTGAACAAGAATTATGTGGACGAAACCAATCCTGGCGATTTAATAGACAAAGCCATCAAGGGAATGTTGACCAGTCTCGATCCGTACACCGTTTATTTCAACGAGCAGGATGTTGTCAAATTCAAAATCAACAACACGGGCGAATACACCGGAATTGGCGCAATGATTACCCGAAAAAATGATAAATTAATAATCAAGGAGCCGTACAAAAACTTTCCTGCCGACAAGGCTGGGTTGAAAGCCGGTGACGAGGTGATTCAAATAGGCGACGTGCTTTTGTCTGATTTCAAGGACGATGCCTCGCAACTTTTCAGGGGTGCCAAAAACACCAAAATCGATGTCAAATACATTCGCCAAGGCAAGACAAACACCACCCAAATCGTCCTTGACGAAGTGGAAATCAAATCGGTGCCGTTCTATGGAAAAATAGACGAGAAAACCGGCTACATTGTTTTGGCGCGTTTCAACCAAAAAGCTTCACTCGAAACCAAGCAAGCATTGGAACAATTAAAAAAAGAGGGTGCCGAGAGAATTATCCTTGATTTAAGAGAAAATCCCGGTGGACTTTTGAACGAAGCCGTGAATATTTGTAATTTATTTGTCCCGAAAAACGAAATAATCGTTACCACAAAATCAAAGATAGAGAAACACAACAACACCTATAAAACCTCCAAAGAACCTGTGGACACCGAGATTCCATTGGCTATTTTGGTCAACGGAAAAAGTGCTTCGGCTTCGGAAATTGTTTCGGGAGCTTTGCAGGACTTGGATCGAGCCGTGGTTATTGGCAGCCGAAGTTTTGGAAAAGGATTGGTGCAAAGACCCGTGGACTTGACTTATGGAACGCAGTTGAAAGTGACCATTTCCCGTTATTACACGCCTTCCGGAAGATGCATCCAAGCTTTGAATTATTCGAATAAAGACAAAAACGGAATCGCCACAAAAACCGAAGCCAAGAATTACAACGCCTTCAAAACCCGCAAAGGCAGAACGGTTTATGATGGCGGCGGCATCCAGCCCGACATCGAACTGGAAGAAACCAAGATGAGTCCAATAACCGAAGCCTTGGTGAAAAACGACGGAATTTTTAATTATGCAACGGCTTATTATTACAAAAACCCCAATTTAGGCAACCAAATTCCAAACTTTTCTGATGCCGATTTCCTAGATTTCAAACAGTTCCTGAAAACCCAGAAATTCGCTTTTGACACTGAAACGGAACTAGCCCTGAAAAATACTTTGGCCGTGGCCAAAAAAGAAAAAGTGGACGAAAGCATTAGTGCAGAATACCAGCAATTACTGGCTGCGCTCCAAAAAAGTGAAGAAAAATTATTGGATAAAAACCAAAAGGAAATCAAGAATTTAATCACGGACGAAATCATCAAACGCTATCAATACCAGGAAGGTTTGTATCAATATTACCTCAAAAACAACTCCGAAATCAAGAAAGCGGTGAGCGTCCTGAACAACGTTGCCGAATATAAAAGCATTTTGAAAATGTGA
- a CDS encoding OmpA family protein: protein MKRGFQIALFLTFGFLSAQENTFKSVYFEFDKFDLDKNEINTIISIINSPNFSQFEAIQIYGYCDDRGSEDYNDKLSKKRVATVQEILLSNGISQNKIFIFEGKGRVNLDKDKVKNLEKTRYKNRRVDLVFLKKSVYAFIPANPKVGDLIVLQKITFEMGSSILSIAAKKELDRTIVALEKHKSLRFEIKGHVCCTSRKNSDAIDEKTQDRNLSLNRAKNVFAYLRSKGISPYRMSYRGYGNQFPLGKGDALDRRVEFLVTKI from the coding sequence ATGAAAAGAGGATTTCAAATAGCACTTTTTTTAACTTTTGGTTTTCTTTCAGCTCAAGAAAATACTTTTAAATCCGTGTATTTTGAATTTGACAAATTCGATTTGGACAAAAATGAAATAAATACAATTATAAGCATAATCAACTCTCCTAATTTTTCCCAATTTGAAGCCATTCAAATTTATGGCTATTGTGACGACAGGGGAAGCGAGGATTATAATGATAAATTATCTAAAAAAAGAGTGGCCACCGTTCAGGAAATCTTGCTTTCCAACGGCATTTCACAAAACAAGATTTTTATTTTCGAAGGCAAAGGACGAGTGAATCTGGACAAAGACAAGGTGAAAAATTTGGAAAAAACACGCTATAAAAACAGGCGTGTTGATCTGGTTTTTCTCAAAAAATCGGTTTATGCTTTCATTCCTGCCAACCCAAAAGTGGGCGACCTCATCGTTTTGCAAAAGATTACCTTTGAAATGGGTTCCAGCATTCTTTCTATTGCAGCCAAAAAAGAATTGGACAGAACCATTGTTGCATTGGAAAAGCACAAGTCGCTTCGATTTGAAATTAAAGGCCACGTATGTTGCACCTCAAGAAAAAATTCGGATGCTATTGACGAAAAGACCCAAGACAGGAATCTTTCGTTAAATAGAGCCAAAAACGTGTTTGCCTATCTTCGATCCAAAGGGATAAGTCCGTATCGAATGTCTTATAGAGGGTATGGAAACCAGTTTCCGTTGGGAAAAGGGGATGCGCTTGACAGAAGGGTGGAATTTTTGGTTACTAAAATATAA
- a CDS encoding GNAT family N-acetyltransferase has protein sequence MEIQWTIKSFEYLSVGELYDMLRLRSEIFVLEQNCVYLDLDGKDKLALHLFGEFEDKIVAYSRLFKPGISFENASIGRVVVDANYRDRKWGHDLMREAIAGIKNHFGESKITIGAQLYLKKFYESHGFVQTSEMYLEDDIPHIEMKRE, from the coding sequence ATGGAAATACAGTGGACAATTAAATCTTTCGAGTACCTTTCTGTTGGTGAACTTTATGATATGCTGAGGTTAAGAAGCGAGATATTCGTACTGGAACAAAATTGCGTTTATCTTGATCTTGACGGAAAAGACAAACTGGCGCTGCATCTTTTTGGCGAATTCGAAGACAAAATAGTGGCGTATTCACGTCTTTTCAAGCCAGGAATATCTTTTGAGAATGCCTCAATTGGCAGAGTGGTTGTAGATGCCAATTATCGAGACAGAAAATGGGGTCACGACTTGATGCGGGAAGCCATTGCCGGAATCAAGAATCATTTTGGCGAAAGCAAAATCACCATTGGAGCGCAATTATATTTGAAAAAGTTCTACGAAAGTCACGGATTTGTCCAAACCAGCGAAATGTATTTGGAAGACGATATTCCGCATATCGAGATGAAAAGGGAGTAA
- a CDS encoding DUF4837 family protein, protein MNKNLFLLLPIFSLLFFSCKKQEEDMPRKATGKINTISVIIDDQLWNGEVGDRIRNKFASPVIGLPQEEPLFTINQYPAKLMEGFMTDSRTIIVVKKENKNEFVIKKNQYASPQNVFHVSGKTNTAILEIIEKNAPKIIQIIKETEIAENQRINAQSLLNPIIIKNKFQISLQVPSGYLYAHQNSKFLWLKKEITSGNTSILIYQVPISSIKKAPNQIANIIKMRDSIGNLYIRGTELDTHMITEDGYAPYLFKTKLNDKETYETRGTWELKNDFMSGPFVNYAIVDKEHNRILVLEGFCYSPSKEERDLMHELESIIKSIVILK, encoded by the coding sequence ATGAACAAAAACCTTTTTTTATTACTGCCCATTTTCTCGCTTTTGTTTTTTTCTTGCAAAAAACAAGAGGAAGATATGCCAAGAAAAGCCACAGGCAAAATCAACACTATTTCGGTCATAATCGACGACCAGCTTTGGAATGGAGAGGTGGGCGACCGCATTCGAAACAAGTTTGCATCGCCCGTTATCGGACTGCCGCAAGAAGAGCCCCTTTTCACGATAAACCAATATCCAGCCAAATTAATGGAAGGATTCATGACGGACAGCAGGACGATTATCGTGGTTAAAAAAGAGAATAAAAACGAATTTGTAATAAAGAAAAATCAATATGCTTCGCCTCAAAACGTGTTTCATGTTTCGGGAAAAACAAATACCGCCATTCTGGAAATCATTGAAAAAAACGCGCCAAAAATAATTCAAATCATAAAGGAAACCGAAATTGCCGAGAACCAAAGAATCAACGCCCAGTCCTTGCTGAATCCGATAATTATCAAGAACAAATTCCAGATTTCTTTACAAGTTCCTTCCGGCTATTTGTATGCACATCAAAACAGTAAATTTCTTTGGTTGAAAAAAGAAATTACCAGCGGCAATACCAGTATTTTGATTTATCAGGTTCCAATAAGTTCCATCAAAAAAGCTCCCAACCAGATTGCAAACATCATTAAAATGCGGGATTCCATAGGCAATTTATACATTCGAGGAACAGAACTGGACACCCACATGATTACCGAAGACGGTTATGCTCCCTATCTTTTTAAAACCAAACTCAACGACAAAGAAACCTACGAAACCAGGGGAACATGGGAACTTAAAAACGATTTCATGTCCGGTCCTTTTGTCAATTACGCCATTGTGGACAAAGAGCATAATAGAATACTGGTTTTGGAAGGGTTTTGTTATTCGCCCTCAAAAGAAGAACGCGATTTGATGCACGAATTGGAATCAATCATAAAATCAATTGTTATTTTGAAATAA
- a CDS encoding 3-keto-disaccharide hydrolase, with translation MFKKITVAFAFLFLFLLNSCAVQQKSLSMNDWYAFTKTSSEKLDPSKIYEFADGMIRMHGENIGYLMTKKSHKNFELSLEFRWNIEEKFNRGNGKKNSGVMYNIPVDSPDNIWPKGIQFQIKENTTGDFIFLDKVTAKVNGKLIEAGASVTSPKFSANENPYGEWNTIVIKSFNGKITQYLNGKLVNECVEASSVEGKISLNYEGSPIDFRNIQLKNISKE, from the coding sequence ATGTTCAAAAAAATCACTGTTGCTTTTGCTTTCCTTTTCCTTTTCCTTTTAAATTCTTGTGCCGTTCAACAAAAAAGCCTGTCAATGAATGATTGGTACGCTTTTACCAAAACCAGTTCCGAAAAATTAGACCCTTCAAAAATATATGAATTCGCCGATGGAATGATTCGAATGCACGGCGAAAACATTGGTTATCTGATGACCAAAAAAAGCCATAAAAATTTCGAATTAAGTTTGGAATTTCGATGGAACATTGAAGAAAAATTCAATCGAGGCAATGGCAAGAAAAATAGCGGCGTGATGTACAACATACCGGTAGATTCGCCCGACAACATCTGGCCAAAAGGAATCCAATTTCAAATAAAAGAAAATACCACCGGCGATTTCATCTTTCTGGACAAAGTAACTGCAAAAGTGAACGGAAAATTAATTGAAGCCGGGGCAAGTGTCACTTCTCCAAAATTCAGTGCCAACGAGAACCCTTATGGCGAATGGAACACCATTGTCATCAAATCATTCAACGGGAAAATTACCCAATATTTGAACGGAAAATTGGTCAACGAATGTGTGGAAGCTTCTTCGGTCGAAGGCAAAATATCCTTAAATTATGAAGGTTCGCCAATTGATTTTAGAAACATTCAGCTGAAAAACATTTCGAAAGAGTAG
- a CDS encoding LysM peptidoglycan-binding domain-containing protein: MNIKNTSISFFLLLSMSLFSQKYGENKGIVKKETNNFYLDSIKKTFIKDDLASCVDSLWMKELTNLDLYNDISNDIKNININEKVDYELSTELLKSRLAEMDAKSPFNIEYNPGLENIIKSFLKNRKKSFERLMAISEYYFPLFEEALAKQNVPLEIKYLAVVESALNPKAVSRMGATGLWQFMYQTGKQYNLKIDSYVDDRSDPLKASEAAAQYMSNMYAIFGDWDLVLASYNSGPGNVAKAIRRSGGQQNFWNIKKHLPQETQGYVPAFLATMYIYEYHKEHGIKPSRAAIPHFATDTILIKREMSFKQISDLLDVPVAQLQLLNPSYKMNVVPFYQDQPHYLRLPTGKISIFASNEDKIYAYVKRELDFRERPFQVTKAIAATDTLNSQQRVTLAKTKYYTVKRGDNLGEIADKYNVTVADIKKWNRLKSSTVSRGKSLKIITNESVVQTVKKEPKADNQQIAASDAKINKEDKAKKGIKSDTLSTAVATYYVVQKGDNLSNIAKKYNVSVEEIKEWNKLSNASIQLGTSLQVAKIEENAKEELAVAPKMENVEYIVKKGDNLGSIAKKYGSSVDDLKQWNNLSDNNIALGKSLIVAKSEMAVESKAVAESYKKNLASSSKSKNYDYLVQKGDSLYSISKKYPGVTIADIKKWNNISGEELKPGMKLKING, encoded by the coding sequence ATGAATATAAAAAACACCTCAATATCGTTTTTTCTATTATTGTCAATGTCTTTGTTTTCGCAGAAGTATGGCGAAAACAAAGGGATTGTCAAAAAAGAAACCAATAATTTCTATTTAGATTCCATCAAAAAAACTTTCATAAAAGACGACTTGGCTTCATGTGTTGACAGTCTCTGGATGAAGGAATTGACCAATTTGGATTTATACAATGATATTTCCAATGACATCAAAAACATCAATATCAACGAAAAGGTTGATTATGAGTTGTCAACGGAATTGCTAAAATCAAGATTGGCGGAAATGGATGCCAAATCCCCATTCAACATCGAATACAATCCAGGTCTGGAAAACATCATCAAGTCATTTCTCAAGAACAGAAAAAAATCTTTTGAACGCCTAATGGCCATTTCAGAATATTATTTCCCCCTTTTCGAAGAAGCTTTGGCCAAACAAAATGTGCCGCTGGAGATAAAATATTTGGCAGTCGTGGAATCGGCCTTGAACCCAAAAGCAGTTTCCAGAATGGGCGCAACGGGACTTTGGCAGTTTATGTACCAAACCGGAAAACAATACAACCTCAAGATTGATTCTTATGTAGATGATCGTAGCGATCCACTGAAAGCCAGCGAAGCCGCAGCCCAATACATGAGCAATATGTATGCTATTTTTGGCGATTGGGACTTGGTTTTGGCCTCTTATAATTCAGGTCCGGGGAATGTTGCCAAAGCGATTCGTCGATCAGGTGGACAGCAAAACTTTTGGAACATTAAAAAACACTTGCCCCAAGAAACCCAAGGTTATGTACCAGCGTTTCTTGCCACAATGTACATCTACGAATACCACAAAGAACACGGAATAAAACCTAGCAGAGCAGCAATACCACATTTTGCAACGGATACCATATTGATTAAAAGAGAAATGTCGTTCAAACAAATTTCTGATTTATTGGACGTTCCCGTAGCACAATTACAATTATTGAATCCGTCTTACAAAATGAATGTTGTTCCGTTTTATCAAGACCAACCCCATTATTTAAGATTGCCAACAGGGAAAATCTCCATTTTTGCTTCAAACGAGGACAAAATTTATGCCTACGTAAAGCGTGAACTGGATTTTCGTGAAAGACCATTTCAGGTTACTAAAGCCATTGCAGCAACAGATACTTTGAATTCCCAACAGCGAGTAACTCTTGCCAAAACAAAATATTATACCGTAAAACGCGGTGATAATTTGGGCGAAATAGCCGATAAATATAACGTTACCGTTGCCGACATCAAAAAATGGAATAGACTGAAAAGCAGCACGGTGTCTCGCGGCAAAAGCTTGAAAATCATTACCAACGAAAGTGTGGTTCAAACAGTTAAAAAAGAACCAAAAGCAGACAATCAACAAATTGCGGCTTCAGATGCTAAAATAAACAAAGAAGACAAAGCCAAGAAAGGTATAAAATCCGACACATTATCTACAGCTGTTGCTACTTATTACGTTGTTCAAAAAGGAGATAATTTGAGCAACATCGCCAAGAAATACAACGTTTCGGTCGAAGAAATAAAAGAATGGAACAAGCTTTCCAATGCTTCAATCCAATTAGGAACTTCATTGCAGGTTGCTAAAATTGAGGAGAATGCCAAAGAAGAATTGGCCGTGGCTCCGAAGATGGAAAACGTGGAATACATTGTTAAAAAAGGAGACAATCTGGGAAGTATAGCCAAAAAATACGGTAGCTCTGTTGACGATTTGAAACAATGGAATAATTTATCCGACAACAACATAGCTTTAGGGAAAAGTTTGATTGTTGCCAAAAGTGAAATGGCTGTTGAAAGCAAAGCCGTTGCCGAATCATACAAGAAAAATTTGGCTTCGTCTTCAAAAAGCAAGAACTATGATTATTTGGTCCAAAAAGGAGATTCTTTATACAGCATTTCAAAAAAATACCCAGGAGTTACAATAGCTGATATAAAAAAATGGAACAATATCAGTGGGGAAGAGCTTAAACCTGGAATGAAATTAAAAATAAACGGATAG
- a CDS encoding phosphoglycerate kinase has product MKTINDFNFKDKKAIIRVDFNVPLDENFNVTDATRIEAAKPTIDKILADGGSVILMSHLGRPKGKEEKYSLGHIVKKASEILGQTVYFAPDCIGSEAEKAVSNLQPGQILLLENLRFYAEEEAGDVAFAKELASHGDIYVNDAFGTAHRAHASTTIIAQFFPKDKCFGLLLAREIESLNKVLKDSVKPVTAVLGGSKVSSKITVIENILDKVDHMIIGGGMTFTFVKALGGKVGDSICEDDKQELALEILRLAKEKGVQIHIPVDVVAADAFSNDANTKIVDVREIPDGWQGLDAGPKSLENFKKVILESKTILWNGPLGVFEMESFANGTIELGNFIAESTVNGAFSLVGGGDSVAAVKQFGFEDKVSYVSTGGGAMLEMLEGRILPGIAAILD; this is encoded by the coding sequence ATGAAAACTATAAACGATTTCAATTTCAAAGACAAAAAAGCCATAATCAGAGTTGATTTTAATGTGCCTTTAGATGAAAATTTCAATGTAACGGATGCTACTCGTATCGAAGCCGCAAAACCTACGATCGACAAAATTCTTGCCGATGGCGGAAGCGTGATTTTAATGTCACATTTAGGACGACCAAAAGGAAAAGAAGAAAAATATTCATTGGGACACATTGTAAAAAAAGCTTCGGAAATTTTGGGTCAAACCGTTTATTTTGCGCCTGACTGCATCGGAAGTGAAGCCGAGAAAGCAGTAAGCAATTTGCAGCCTGGACAAATTTTGTTGTTGGAAAATCTACGTTTTTATGCTGAAGAAGAAGCAGGAGATGTTGCTTTCGCAAAAGAATTGGCTTCTCATGGCGATATTTATGTAAACGACGCTTTTGGAACAGCCCACAGAGCCCATGCTTCAACAACCATAATTGCACAATTTTTCCCAAAAGACAAATGTTTCGGATTGTTGTTGGCAAGAGAAATCGAAAGCTTGAACAAGGTTTTGAAAGATTCAGTAAAACCAGTAACGGCAGTTCTTGGAGGTTCAAAAGTATCTTCAAAAATCACGGTTATCGAAAATATTTTGGATAAAGTGGATCACATGATTATTGGTGGCGGAATGACTTTTACTTTCGTGAAAGCTTTGGGCGGAAAAGTAGGAGATTCTATTTGCGAAGACGACAAACAAGAATTGGCATTGGAAATTTTGAGATTGGCCAAAGAAAAAGGCGTTCAAATCCACATTCCAGTTGATGTTGTTGCTGCCGATGCTTTTTCGAATGATGCCAATACCAAAATTGTCGATGTTCGTGAAATTCCTGATGGATGGCAAGGTTTGGATGCAGGACCAAAATCATTGGAAAACTTCAAAAAAGTAATTCTGGAGTCAAAAACCATCCTTTGGAATGGACCATTGGGAGTTTTTGAAATGGAGAGTTTCGCTAACGGAACCATCGAATTGGGTAACTTTATTGCAGAATCAACAGTAAACGGTGCGTTTTCACTTGTTGGTGGAGGTGACTCGGTTGCGGCAGTAAAACAATTTGGTTTCGAGGACAAAGTAAGTTATGTTTCAACTGGTGGTGGAGCGATGCTTGAAATGCTTGAAGGTAGGATTTTACCCGGAATTGCAGCTATTTTGGACTAA
- a CDS encoding helix-turn-helix domain-containing protein, translating into MSKSIFKYSFSLLHVDYVKLNHNWNFNNVISPYYRLYYIDEGIGSISDSSNRLILEPGYLYLIPSFTICNLNCDAFLSQYFIQFFEESPDGISLFTNNRAVMKIAATEIDLILVKRLLQGNPGRGINRSDNPKVYEKESYYKEYQSLNDEIKTHLKFENQGILFQLISRFLGSNGFKSNDSQSVPSKILDTMSYVQLHLDKNLTVAQLAKRVNQNQDYFSKQFLIHTGQRPLNYIHEKKIERAQYLIATTDKTFLDITVDTGFSSLPHFSKIFKQIVSLTPGEYRHQNSHLK; encoded by the coding sequence ATGTCCAAAAGTATTTTTAAATATTCGTTCTCCTTATTGCACGTAGATTATGTGAAACTGAATCATAATTGGAATTTTAATAATGTGATCAGTCCGTATTATCGACTGTATTATATTGATGAGGGTATTGGATCTATTTCGGATAGTTCCAATAGATTAATTTTAGAACCGGGTTATTTGTATCTTATCCCTAGTTTTACGATTTGTAATTTGAATTGCGATGCTTTTTTGAGCCAGTATTTTATCCAGTTTTTTGAAGAATCTCCCGACGGAATCTCTTTGTTTACCAATAATAGGGCGGTGATGAAAATAGCGGCTACGGAAATTGACTTAATACTTGTCAAAAGATTGCTACAAGGGAATCCGGGTAGAGGAATTAATCGATCAGACAATCCGAAAGTATATGAAAAAGAATCTTATTACAAAGAATATCAGTCGCTTAATGATGAAATTAAAACACACCTCAAGTTTGAAAATCAAGGAATCCTGTTTCAGCTGATTTCGAGATTTCTGGGTTCAAATGGTTTCAAGTCAAATGATTCCCAATCGGTACCTTCGAAAATTCTTGATACGATGAGTTATGTGCAACTTCATTTGGACAAAAACCTTACCGTAGCCCAATTAGCGAAAAGAGTCAACCAGAATCAAGATTATTTTTCGAAACAATTTCTGATCCATACTGGGCAAAGACCACTGAATTATATTCACGAAAAAAAGATAGAAAGGGCACAATACCTCATTGCCACCACCGATAAAACATTCCTGGACATCACCGTAGACACGGGATTTTCCAGTTTGCCCCACTTTTCAAAAATATTCAAGCAAATTGTGAGCCTGACTCCAGGAGAATACCGCCATCAAAACAGCCATTTGAAATAA